In a genomic window of Nodosilinea sp. E11:
- the guaD gene encoding guanine deaminase has translation MEHQPERPVSQGTVAIRGALLDCIGDPFYQPEDQAVRYFADGLLLVREGQIEAVGAYKALADRVGDRPLIDHSGSLIIPGLIDTHIHYPQTGMMASYGEQLLEWLERYTFPTERKFADPAYARQVADLFLDELLKNGTTTALVFAAVFPASVDAFFEAAEARHLRMISGKVMMDRNAPDYLCDTAQSSYEESKALIEKWHGRGRLLYAVTPRFAATSTEAQLKLAAKLLDEFPDVYLHTHLSENVSEVAWIKELFPQYDGYLDVYDQTGLVRSRSLFAHGVQLTDDEFRRLSEAKAAISFCPTSNLFLGSGLFRLEQAKNPEHPVKVGLGTDVGAGTSFSLLQTTNEAYKVAQLRGQKLSAFKALFLATLGGARALCLEDKLGSFDLGKEADFVVLDPQATPLLALRNQGGIPQTLAALEDLLFSLVIMGSDRAVAATYIMGERAYSSKVASL, from the coding sequence ATGGAGCATCAACCGGAACGGCCAGTCAGCCAGGGTACTGTCGCTATCCGGGGAGCGTTGCTGGACTGTATTGGAGATCCGTTTTACCAGCCAGAAGACCAGGCCGTCCGCTATTTTGCCGATGGGTTGCTGCTGGTGCGCGAGGGCCAGATTGAAGCAGTAGGGGCTTACAAAGCCCTAGCGGACCGGGTGGGCGATCGCCCCTTGATCGACCATAGCGGCAGCCTGATCATCCCTGGCTTGATCGACACCCATATTCACTACCCCCAGACGGGCATGATGGCATCCTACGGCGAGCAGCTGCTGGAATGGCTAGAGCGCTATACCTTTCCCACTGAGCGTAAATTTGCCGACCCGGCCTACGCTCGGCAGGTGGCAGACCTCTTTTTAGACGAACTGCTTAAAAACGGCACCACCACCGCCCTGGTGTTTGCGGCGGTGTTTCCGGCATCAGTCGATGCTTTTTTTGAGGCGGCTGAGGCCCGTCACCTGCGGATGATCAGCGGCAAGGTGATGATGGATCGCAACGCCCCCGATTATCTCTGCGATACAGCCCAGTCCTCCTACGAGGAGTCGAAGGCGCTAATTGAGAAATGGCACGGGCGTGGGCGATTGCTTTACGCGGTTACGCCCCGGTTTGCTGCCACCTCCACCGAAGCTCAGCTCAAACTGGCGGCCAAGCTGCTGGATGAGTTTCCCGATGTCTACCTGCACACCCATCTGTCGGAAAACGTCAGCGAAGTCGCCTGGATCAAAGAACTGTTTCCCCAGTATGACGGTTACCTGGATGTGTACGACCAGACGGGGTTGGTGCGATCGCGATCGCTGTTTGCCCACGGGGTGCAACTCACCGACGATGAATTCCGGCGGCTCTCCGAGGCCAAGGCGGCGATCTCGTTCTGCCCCACCTCTAACCTGTTCCTCGGCAGCGGCCTGTTTCGCCTTGAGCAGGCCAAAAACCCTGAGCACCCAGTCAAGGTGGGCCTGGGCACCGACGTGGGCGCAGGTACTAGTTTCTCCCTGCTGCAAACCACTAACGAAGCCTACAAGGTGGCCCAGCTGCGAGGGCAAAAGCTCTCGGCCTTTAAGGCGCTGTTTCTTGCCACCTTGGGCGGAGCGAGGGCGCTGTGCCTAGAGGATAAACTGGGCAGCTTTGACTTGGGCAAAGAGGCCGACTTTGTGGTGCTCGACCCCCAGGCGACACCGCTGCTGGCCCTGCGCAATCAGGGAGGTATTCCTCAAACGTTGGCAGCCCTGGAAGATCTGCTGTTTTCGCTAGTGATTATGGGGAGCGATCGCGCCGTTGCCGCCACTTATATTATGGGAGAGCGGGCCTACTCGTCTAAGGTGGCCAGCCTGTAG
- the kaiB gene encoding circadian clock protein KaiB: MSSVKKTYILKLYVAGNTPNSIRALKTLNNILEEEFQGVYALKVIDVLKNPQLAEEDKILATPTLAKILPPPVRKIIGDLSDRERVLIGLDLLYDELREDDIYG, encoded by the coding sequence ATGAGTTCCGTGAAAAAGACCTATATCCTTAAGCTCTACGTCGCAGGCAACACTCCCAACTCAATTCGAGCCCTCAAGACGTTAAACAACATTTTGGAAGAAGAGTTTCAGGGAGTTTACGCCCTCAAGGTGATCGACGTCCTGAAAAACCCCCAGCTGGCGGAAGAAGACAAGATTTTGGCCACCCCCACCTTAGCCAAAATTCTGCCGCCACCGGTGCGCAAGATCATCGGCGATTTGTCTGACCGAGAGCGAGTGTTAATTGGCCTCGATCTGCTCTACGATGAGCTGCGCGAAGACGACATCTACGGTTAA
- the kaiC gene encoding circadian clock protein KaiC, whose translation MTDSDQNDLQPSSHPPGVRKIRTMMEGFDDISHGGLPAGRSTLVSGTSGTGKTLFAVQFIYNGITEFDESGVLVTFEESPEDIIQNAYSFGWDLQRLVDEGRLFILDASPDPEGQDVVGNFDLSALIERIQYAIRKYKARRVSIDSVTAVFQQYDAASVVRREIFRLVARLKQMGVTTVMTTERLDEYGPVARFGVEEFVSDNVVIVRNALEGERRRRTIEILKLRGTTHMKGEYPFTITNDGINIFPLGAMQLTQRSSNARVSSGVPTLDEMCGGGFFKDSIILATGATGTGKTLLVSKFLVDGCKSGERAILFAYEESRAQLSRNAYSWGVDFEAMEEQGLLKIICAYPESAGLEDHLQIIKTEISQFKPSRVAIDSLSALDRGVSNNSFRQFVIGVTGFAKQEEITGFFTNTTEQFMGLHSITESHISTITDTILMLQYVEVRGELSRAINVFKMRGSWHDKGIREYTINSQGPDIKDSFRNLERIISGSPTRISVDEKSELSRIIQGVQGDSDL comes from the coding sequence ATGACAGACTCTGACCAGAACGATTTGCAGCCTTCTTCCCATCCTCCCGGTGTGCGAAAGATTCGCACGATGATGGAAGGCTTCGATGACATTAGCCACGGTGGCTTGCCAGCAGGGCGATCGACCCTGGTTAGCGGCACCTCAGGGACGGGGAAAACCCTGTTTGCGGTGCAGTTCATCTACAACGGCATTACTGAGTTTGACGAGTCTGGGGTACTGGTTACCTTTGAAGAGTCGCCCGAAGACATTATTCAAAACGCCTACAGCTTTGGCTGGGATTTGCAGCGTCTAGTCGATGAGGGGCGGCTGTTCATCCTCGATGCTTCTCCCGACCCCGAGGGCCAGGACGTGGTGGGCAACTTCGACCTCTCAGCCCTGATTGAGCGCATTCAGTACGCCATTCGCAAGTACAAGGCCCGGCGCGTCTCCATCGACTCGGTGACGGCCGTGTTTCAGCAGTACGACGCCGCCTCCGTGGTGCGCCGCGAAATTTTTCGCCTGGTGGCTCGCCTGAAACAAATGGGGGTGACCACGGTCATGACCACCGAACGCCTCGACGAGTACGGCCCGGTGGCCCGCTTTGGCGTTGAAGAATTTGTCTCTGACAACGTAGTGATTGTGCGCAACGCCCTAGAGGGGGAGCGTCGCCGTCGCACCATTGAGATTCTCAAGCTGCGGGGCACTACCCACATGAAAGGCGAGTACCCCTTTACCATTACTAACGACGGCATCAATATTTTCCCGCTGGGGGCCATGCAGCTGACCCAGCGATCGTCCAATGCGCGGGTGTCGTCGGGGGTGCCGACGCTGGACGAAATGTGCGGCGGCGGCTTCTTCAAAGACTCAATCATTCTCGCCACTGGGGCCACGGGCACGGGCAAAACCCTGCTGGTGAGCAAGTTTTTAGTCGATGGCTGCAAGAGCGGCGAGCGGGCGATTTTGTTTGCCTACGAAGAATCCCGCGCTCAGCTCTCCCGCAACGCCTACTCCTGGGGGGTTGATTTTGAGGCGATGGAGGAGCAGGGACTACTGAAAATCATCTGCGCCTACCCGGAATCGGCGGGGCTTGAAGACCACCTGCAAATCATTAAGACTGAGATCTCGCAGTTTAAGCCCTCCCGGGTGGCGATCGACTCGCTCTCGGCGCTCGATCGCGGCGTCAGCAACAACTCCTTCCGCCAGTTTGTGATTGGCGTAACGGGGTTTGCTAAGCAGGAGGAGATCACGGGCTTTTTCACCAACACCACCGAGCAGTTTATGGGGCTGCACTCGATCACCGAGTCGCACATTTCGACCATTACCGACACCATTTTGATGCTGCAATACGTCGAGGTGCGGGGCGAACTGTCGCGGGCAATCAACGTGTTTAAGATGCGCGGCTCGTGGCACGACAAGGGCATTCGCGAGTACACCATCAACAGCCAGGGGCCAGATATTAAAGACTCCTTCCGCAACCTGGAGCGGATCATCAGCGGCTCGCCCACCCGGATCTCGGTGGATGAAAAGAGCGAGCTATCACGGATTATTCAGGGCGTGCAGGGCGACTCAGATCTGTAG
- a CDS encoding EAL domain-containing protein, translating into MQDPEFPCPSAPIAGLPPQVAPTASPLNPTIALGLQPGAAASQRLIDVLPGIVFQAEGDAAWSMRYLSAGCQTLTGYSAAELLCPDHPVSYNSMTHPEDLPRVLATIQTAIAGEQPYEVEYRIHPRNGSEKWVWEKGSPMLDAQGGVNGIEGFITDITPLKQSEAALRLAEQTLKAREDLLELVLDGIPQPLFWKDSQGRYLGCNQAFATAVGLATPGEIVGMTDTDIPHLGAKEAAYRTARDRLVMAQGQADLHAIEPYLYPDDRQGWVDSSRLPIYDQTGSVIGVLCTFADITAQLADQQTLRRREQTLATLAEIQRQLLAWQGDWQDGPIAQMFATLGEISGASRVYYYEIETGNSQEGEAQELYQRIEWSAPEVVATSDIPGFQVMPIAPLFLDWYAQLSQGQVINLVERDFSDHQRQVLVAPPSGVQSILLLPLLIQNQLQGVMGFSNCTAPHPWGEAEVDLLRVVTADLALALERRQSELSLKQAEAKYRSIFENAVEGMFQSTLDGQYLTVNPMLARLYGYASPEDLIQNLTDINHQLYVQPSRRQDFIDLMRASEAVLGFESEVYRKDGAIIWISESARAIYNGSTLIGYEGTVEDITARKRGEAAILRRDRLLQGVAEASQCLLTTADVHQAIPQVLALLGAAATADRTYVYTHHPQSATGEPALSMRYEWTSANTTPSLDQRHWQGQSYRALGLERWYAILKTGESICALTQDLPPAEQALLLKDNVLSILMVPIFTDAKLWGYIGLAACHEAWEWSTSDESILLAVAASLGGALKRQSTEAQMCYQVYHDALTGLPNRAFFDQHLPQAIARTSQTKQMLAVLFLDLDNFKTINDTLSHAVGDLLLQQVTQRISAALRGEDIVARWGGDEFTLILPNLASSSDAANIARRIANQLTSPFLLHNHELHVTASIGIALFPGDGQDMTTLLQNADAAMYRAKQQGRNNYQFYTQSLSTEAAQRLKVESYLHHALGRDEFTLYYQPQVNTITGNVVQMEALLRWQHPLLGLVTPSQFIPLAEENGLIVPIGEWVLHTACAQIMAWYRVGLPLIKLAVNLSARQLQHPKLVDIVTQVLAHTGLPATHLELEITETAAMADMAASIERLRELRLLGVKISMDDFGTGYSCLSHLKQFPLDGIKIDRAFVQDLPHSPADQAMVKAIIAMAEGLALSVVAEGVETVEQRDCLHQLGCSEMQGYLFGRPQPADTAITRLGLVQA; encoded by the coding sequence ATGCAAGATCCCGAGTTCCCCTGTCCTAGCGCTCCGATCGCTGGCCTCCCCCCCCAGGTTGCCCCAACGGCATCTCCGCTCAACCCAACTATTGCCCTCGGTTTGCAGCCAGGGGCAGCGGCTTCTCAGCGACTGATTGATGTGCTGCCGGGTATTGTATTTCAGGCCGAGGGCGATGCGGCCTGGTCAATGCGCTACCTCAGCGCGGGCTGCCAGACTCTGACTGGCTATTCTGCCGCCGAGCTGCTGTGCCCAGACCATCCTGTGTCTTACAACAGCATGACCCATCCTGAAGACCTACCTCGGGTGTTAGCGACCATCCAAACGGCGATCGCAGGCGAGCAGCCCTACGAAGTGGAGTATCGTATTCATCCCCGCAATGGTAGTGAGAAGTGGGTTTGGGAAAAGGGCTCACCCATGCTTGATGCCCAAGGTGGCGTCAACGGCATCGAGGGATTTATTACTGACATTACACCCCTCAAGCAGTCAGAGGCCGCCCTGCGCCTGGCCGAGCAAACCCTCAAAGCCCGCGAAGACCTGCTTGAACTGGTGCTTGATGGCATTCCTCAACCGCTGTTTTGGAAAGATAGCCAGGGGCGCTACCTGGGGTGCAACCAGGCCTTTGCAACGGCGGTAGGGTTGGCGACCCCTGGAGAGATTGTCGGGATGACTGACACCGATATTCCTCATTTAGGCGCTAAGGAGGCGGCCTACCGTACCGCCCGCGATCGCCTGGTGATGGCCCAGGGCCAAGCCGACCTCCATGCGATCGAGCCCTATCTCTATCCCGATGATCGTCAGGGCTGGGTCGATTCCAGTCGCTTACCCATATATGACCAGACGGGATCTGTCATCGGCGTGCTCTGCACCTTTGCCGATATCACCGCGCAGCTTGCTGACCAGCAGACCCTGCGGCGGCGAGAGCAAACCCTGGCCACCCTGGCCGAAATTCAGCGGCAGCTTTTGGCCTGGCAGGGAGACTGGCAGGATGGCCCGATCGCTCAAATGTTTGCCACCCTAGGGGAGATCTCTGGGGCCAGCCGTGTTTACTACTACGAAATTGAAACAGGCAATAGTCAGGAGGGCGAAGCTCAGGAGCTTTACCAGCGGATCGAGTGGTCAGCCCCCGAAGTGGTCGCGACTAGCGACATCCCCGGTTTTCAGGTGATGCCGATCGCGCCACTCTTCCTCGACTGGTACGCCCAGCTCAGTCAGGGGCAGGTGATCAATCTGGTGGAGCGTGACTTTTCTGACCACCAGCGCCAGGTGTTGGTGGCTCCGCCTAGCGGAGTACAGTCGATTTTGCTGCTGCCCCTGCTGATTCAAAACCAGCTTCAGGGGGTGATGGGGTTTAGCAACTGTACCGCCCCCCACCCCTGGGGCGAGGCCGAGGTAGACCTGCTGCGGGTGGTGACCGCCGATTTGGCCCTGGCCCTAGAACGTCGCCAGAGCGAGCTGTCGTTAAAGCAAGCTGAGGCAAAGTACCGCAGTATTTTTGAAAATGCGGTAGAAGGCATGTTTCAAAGCACCCTAGACGGCCAGTATCTGACCGTCAACCCTATGCTGGCGCGGCTCTACGGCTACGCATCGCCTGAAGATTTAATTCAAAATCTCACCGACATTAACCATCAGCTCTACGTCCAGCCGAGCCGTCGCCAAGACTTTATCGATCTAATGCGAGCCAGTGAGGCCGTGCTGGGTTTTGAGTCGGAGGTGTACCGCAAAGACGGGGCGATTATCTGGATCTCGGAGTCGGCTCGGGCGATCTACAACGGCAGTACCCTAATTGGCTATGAGGGGACTGTCGAAGATATCACGGCTCGAAAACGAGGCGAGGCAGCTATTTTGCGCCGCGATCGCCTGCTGCAAGGCGTGGCCGAAGCCAGCCAATGTCTGCTCACGACCGCCGATGTCCACCAGGCCATTCCCCAGGTGCTGGCCCTGCTCGGTGCCGCTGCCACCGCCGATCGCACCTATGTCTACACCCACCATCCCCAGTCGGCAACGGGGGAACCGGCCCTGTCGATGCGCTATGAATGGACTAGCGCCAATACTACGCCCAGCCTTGATCAGCGCCACTGGCAAGGCCAGAGCTACCGGGCGCTGGGCCTAGAGCGGTGGTACGCCATCTTAAAAACTGGCGAGTCGATCTGCGCCCTGACCCAAGACCTACCCCCAGCCGAACAGGCTCTGCTATTGAAAGACAATGTGTTGTCGATTTTGATGGTGCCTATCTTTACTGACGCCAAACTGTGGGGCTACATTGGCTTGGCTGCCTGCCACGAAGCCTGGGAGTGGAGCACCAGTGATGAGTCAATTTTACTGGCGGTGGCCGCCAGTTTGGGGGGCGCACTCAAACGCCAGAGCACCGAAGCCCAGATGTGCTACCAGGTCTACCATGATGCCCTGACAGGGCTCCCCAACCGCGCTTTTTTTGACCAGCATCTTCCCCAAGCGATCGCTCGCACTAGCCAGACTAAGCAAATGCTGGCGGTGCTGTTTCTTGACCTAGACAACTTCAAGACTATCAACGATACCCTCAGCCACGCCGTTGGCGATCTGCTGCTTCAGCAGGTGACCCAGCGCATCAGTGCCGCCCTGCGCGGTGAAGACATTGTTGCCCGCTGGGGTGGCGACGAATTTACGCTAATTTTGCCAAACCTGGCCAGCTCCAGCGATGCCGCTAATATCGCTCGTCGCATTGCCAACCAGCTGACCTCGCCGTTTTTGCTGCACAACCATGAGCTGCACGTCACCGCTAGCATTGGCATTGCCCTGTTTCCCGGAGACGGCCAGGATATGACCACGCTGCTGCAAAATGCCGATGCCGCCATGTACCGTGCTAAGCAGCAGGGGCGCAACAACTATCAGTTTTACACCCAGAGCCTGAGCACCGAGGCAGCCCAACGACTCAAGGTAGAAAGCTATCTGCATCATGCTCTGGGGCGGGACGAATTCACCCTCTACTACCAGCCCCAGGTGAATACCATTACCGGAAATGTGGTGCAAATGGAGGCCCTCTTGCGGTGGCAACACCCTTTGCTGGGTCTGGTCACCCCAAGCCAATTTATTCCGCTAGCTGAAGAAAACGGGTTGATTGTGCCCATTGGTGAATGGGTATTGCACACCGCCTGTGCCCAAATCATGGCCTGGTATCGAGTGGGGCTGCCGCTGATCAAGCTGGCGGTCAATCTATCGGCCCGGCAGCTTCAACATCCTAAACTGGTGGACATCGTCACCCAGGTGCTGGCCCATACCGGCCTGCCCGCCACTCATCTAGAGCTAGAAATCACCGAAACAGCCGCGATGGCTGACATGGCTGCTTCCATTGAGCGCCTGCGAGAGCTGCGTCTGCTAGGGGTCAAAATTTCGATGGATGACTTTGGTACCGGCTACTCGTGTCTCAGCCACCTCAAGCAGTTTCCCCTCGATGGTATCAAGATCGATCGCGCCTTTGTGCAAGATCTACCCCATAGCCCCGCTGACCAGGCCATGGTCAAAGCCATTATTGCGATGGCCGAAGGGCTGGCCCTCAGCGTGGTTGCCGAAGGGGTGGAAACCGTCGAGCAACGTGACTGCCTGCACCAGCTGGGCTGTAGCGAAATGCAGGGCTATTTGTTCGGTCGGCCCCAGCCAGCAGATACAGCCATTACCCGTCTGGGTTTGGTTCAGGCCTAG
- a CDS encoding circadian clock protein KaiA encodes MVAPLQIYILTHGDQVKQVPELNLDSSRYVVHQTTVLDDALDWLQSRPDLPDCLVVDGQVWEQALRPALMQLGLKLPVVVLIGQADTPTSDASSEIDAIPITGAEAYPGAVVHRADKVISQLDRVIQNAIQEFLRLPQPQQAAPTSTPVDQPAALSDSLSAQQHRLTEKLKDRLGYLGIYYKRNSSHFLRHMSQEDRRAFLGELKANYRIIVLGYFAKDPKIKLNQLIDDFVDEAFMADISVAQIVEIHMELMDQFAKQLKLEGRSEEILLDYRLTLIDVIAHLCEMYRRSIPREP; translated from the coding sequence TTGGTTGCTCCCCTTCAGATTTATATCCTGACCCACGGTGATCAGGTTAAGCAGGTTCCTGAGTTAAATCTCGACTCGAGCCGCTACGTCGTCCATCAAACCACTGTGCTTGATGACGCCCTCGATTGGTTACAGAGTCGCCCCGATCTGCCTGACTGCCTGGTGGTTGATGGACAGGTTTGGGAGCAGGCGCTGCGCCCGGCACTCATGCAGCTTGGCCTCAAACTGCCGGTGGTTGTGCTGATTGGCCAGGCAGATACCCCTACAAGCGACGCATCTTCCGAGATTGACGCAATACCTATCACCGGAGCTGAGGCCTACCCTGGAGCCGTAGTGCATCGCGCTGACAAGGTGATCTCTCAGCTCGATCGAGTCATTCAAAACGCGATTCAAGAATTTCTACGGCTACCCCAACCCCAACAGGCTGCACCAACCTCCACTCCGGTTGATCAACCGGCTGCCCTGTCAGATAGTTTGAGCGCCCAGCAACATCGCTTGACGGAAAAACTTAAGGACCGACTTGGGTATCTCGGCATCTACTATAAGCGTAACTCCAGCCATTTTTTGCGCCATATGAGCCAGGAGGATCGCCGGGCGTTTCTAGGTGAGCTCAAGGCCAACTACCGCATCATTGTTTTGGGCTACTTTGCTAAAGACCCCAAAATTAAGCTCAATCAGCTGATCGATGACTTTGTGGATGAGGCGTTTATGGCCGACATCTCGGTGGCCCAAATCGTTGAAATTCATATGGAGTTGATGGATCAGTTTGCCAAGCAGCTTAAGCTCGAAGGGCGCAGTGAAGAAATTTTGCTGGACTACCGCCTCACCCTGATCGATGTGATCGCTCATCTGTGCGAAATGTATCGACGTTCAATTCCCCGCGAGCCTTAA
- a CDS encoding HAMP domain-containing sensor histidine kinase — MALPPLDYFLIAVPAYALAAPIGKIIQTLEQPETVALSHIVVIDDEHRPLGAIALGRLWVEHQSRLTTLEANAAELRLFDCQTWLEPVIDVAVSQTVEVSALAALAALAQATPTPMLVVVDADGQYLGVLNLVRLLGWLAEGAKTQGGAATTSLTPAQNTPSLAQVQGAQRAWVLELSHALKTPITTLLGLSTLLLDHRVGSLSDRQFRYVSLMRQAIRKLTSLVNLLLDWMRLESDQIHLSLERVSLQPLVDDLVPSFLNAQLEAATPSWSQRFKVCLASTQGWVMADPLRLRQSLHYGLSYLLAHGAEPGGLVIEHWGAWLGFTLWSHQCASGVALSLDTGLPSEAPLQNVFQNDPQADPWVDPQTLQGLGLSLAQRLSQLHGGEVSSLNTPTWGCRITVLLPAPIALDSSETTVLVLLACASKTVVEQVYGSLRGTDYRLIVAPCCQTLMTMQARLKPRCTLLHWESLPDAPASAAARQALEQRLGVGKPVILQSSRGGAEADRSGPEEVEPEHLDPEARTVIDGATLPVTTLLTETIAQGLRPLLDQHCQPSPLPPPPTGLTMLLLRPLGAGDVSSALPTPVQIWLQRYRCRLLQVDDLEQASLLSRVWQPHALILDRTEPASLGDLQALARYADLAHLPLVSLVTTNLENAAGALGLKLVSCPEVLNQPPAQGGMSLIQAIALLQTPAQR; from the coding sequence ATGGCACTGCCGCCCCTTGACTATTTTTTGATTGCTGTACCGGCCTATGCTCTGGCCGCCCCGATTGGCAAAATTATTCAGACCCTAGAGCAACCGGAGACCGTGGCGTTAAGTCACATTGTGGTGATCGATGACGAGCATCGTCCGCTGGGGGCGATCGCCCTGGGGCGGCTGTGGGTCGAACACCAGAGCCGGTTGACGACCCTAGAGGCTAATGCGGCGGAGCTGCGGCTGTTTGACTGTCAAACCTGGCTAGAGCCGGTGATCGACGTAGCGGTTAGTCAGACTGTAGAGGTTTCGGCCTTGGCGGCCCTGGCGGCGTTAGCCCAGGCCACGCCGACGCCAATGCTAGTTGTTGTCGATGCCGATGGGCAGTATCTGGGGGTGCTCAATCTAGTGCGGCTGCTGGGCTGGCTGGCAGAGGGTGCCAAAACCCAGGGAGGAGCTGCCACAACTTCTTTGACCCCGGCCCAAAATACACCGAGCCTAGCTCAGGTGCAGGGAGCGCAGCGGGCTTGGGTGCTGGAGCTGAGCCATGCGCTCAAAACCCCGATTACGACACTATTGGGGCTGTCTACCCTGCTGCTAGACCATCGGGTGGGCTCCTTGAGCGATCGCCAGTTTCGCTACGTCAGCCTGATGCGCCAGGCTATTCGCAAGCTCACGAGCCTGGTCAACCTACTGCTCGACTGGATGCGGCTGGAGTCAGACCAGATTCACCTCAGCCTGGAGCGGGTGAGCCTTCAGCCCCTAGTCGATGACCTGGTGCCCAGTTTTCTCAATGCTCAGCTAGAGGCCGCAACGCCCTCCTGGAGCCAACGCTTTAAAGTGTGTCTGGCCAGTACCCAGGGCTGGGTGATGGCCGACCCCCTGCGCCTGCGCCAGAGCCTGCACTACGGTTTGAGCTATCTGCTTGCCCACGGGGCCGAGCCCGGTGGCCTAGTTATCGAGCATTGGGGAGCCTGGTTGGGGTTTACCCTTTGGAGCCACCAGTGCGCCTCTGGGGTAGCGCTTTCTTTAGATACCGGTTTGCCTAGCGAAGCGCCTCTCCAAAATGTCTTCCAAAACGACCCCCAGGCCGACCCCTGGGTAGACCCGCAGACTCTCCAGGGGCTTGGGCTCAGCCTAGCGCAGCGGCTGAGCCAACTCCACGGGGGCGAGGTCAGCAGCCTCAACACGCCCACCTGGGGCTGCCGCATCACGGTGTTGTTGCCCGCTCCTATTGCCCTAGATAGCTCTGAGACAACGGTACTGGTGCTGCTCGCCTGTGCAAGTAAGACGGTGGTTGAGCAGGTCTACGGCAGCCTGCGGGGCACCGATTACCGCCTAATAGTAGCCCCCTGTTGTCAAACGCTGATGACCATGCAGGCTCGTCTGAAACCCCGATGCACCCTGCTGCATTGGGAGTCATTGCCCGATGCTCCCGCCAGCGCTGCGGCTCGCCAGGCTCTAGAGCAGCGGCTTGGGGTCGGAAAACCTGTGATCTTGCAGTCTTCTAGGGGTGGGGCGGAGGCCGATCGCTCGGGACCAGAGGAGGTTGAACCCGAGCACCTAGACCCAGAGGCTCGGACGGTGATCGATGGGGCGACACTGCCGGTCACCACGCTCTTGACAGAGACCATTGCCCAGGGGTTGCGGCCATTGCTAGATCAGCATTGTCAGCCGTCGCCCTTGCCGCCGCCGCCCACTGGACTAACCATGCTGCTGCTGCGTCCTTTGGGGGCTGGCGATGTCTCCAGCGCACTGCCGACTCCGGTGCAGATCTGGCTCCAACGCTACCGTTGTCGCCTGCTTCAGGTCGATGACCTAGAGCAGGCCAGTCTCCTCAGCCGAGTGTGGCAACCTCACGCCCTAATTTTAGACAGAACTGAACCGGCATCTCTAGGTGATTTGCAGGCCCTGGCCCGCTACGCCGATCTGGCTCATCTGCCCCTAGTGAGCCTGGTCACCACCAACCTCGAGAACGCCGCTGGGGCGCTGGGGCTGAAGCTGGTGTCATGTCCCGAGGTGCTCAACCAGCCGCCGGCCCAGGGAGGCATGAGCTTAATTCAAGCGATCGCTCTGCTTCAGACCCCCGCACAACGCTAG
- a CDS encoding tetratricopeptide repeat protein has protein sequence MPPDRMSAKTDITLSQLTRAELLRGQGHALYAVGRYSDALVRFQAALALNDRDHEVWTLHGFCLAALKQFEAAIESFNQAMARCPRHSLAWHGKGHALAKLSRFEEAVTHLEQAVKLNPDDNKAWYNLGTAQNQLRRYKDAVTSFEQSIRLNPQDHRARYNQGVALGGLHRYPEALQVLQKALDQKPNAHYIWNQRGTVLIQMGRYTEAIASFDISLSHQADNPNAWYGKARTYAMVGNLEQTLKNLYRTFVLSPYMYRVMVQIDAHFDGLRYHPRFQQLIDTQ, from the coding sequence ATGCCCCCTGATCGAATGTCTGCCAAAACTGACATTACTCTGTCTCAACTGACCCGCGCTGAACTGCTGCGGGGCCAAGGTCATGCTCTCTATGCAGTTGGTCGCTACAGTGATGCCCTGGTGCGGTTTCAAGCCGCCCTTGCCCTCAACGATCGAGATCATGAGGTCTGGACGCTCCACGGGTTTTGTCTGGCGGCCCTCAAGCAGTTTGAAGCGGCGATCGAAAGCTTTAACCAGGCCATGGCTCGGTGCCCCCGCCACAGTCTGGCCTGGCACGGCAAGGGCCACGCCCTGGCCAAACTCAGCCGCTTTGAAGAAGCTGTCACTCACCTAGAGCAAGCGGTAAAACTCAACCCCGACGACAACAAAGCCTGGTATAACTTGGGGACGGCCCAAAACCAGCTGCGGCGCTACAAAGATGCCGTCACCAGCTTTGAGCAAAGTATCAGGCTCAACCCCCAAGACCACCGAGCCCGCTATAACCAGGGAGTGGCCTTAGGCGGTCTGCACCGCTACCCGGAGGCGCTCCAGGTGTTACAAAAGGCCCTCGACCAAAAGCCCAATGCTCACTACATCTGGAATCAACGGGGCACGGTGCTCATTCAAATGGGGCGCTACACCGAAGCCATCGCCAGTTTTGATATTTCCCTTAGCCACCAGGCCGACAACCCCAACGCCTGGTACGGTAAGGCTCGTACCTACGCTATGGTAGGCAACCTCGAGCAAACCCTAAAAAATTTGTACCGCACCTTTGTCCTCAGCCCCTACATGTACCGGGTGATGGTGCAAATCGATGCTCATTTCGATGGGCTGCGCTATCACCCACGCTTTCAGCAACTGATCGATACTCAGTAG